A genomic stretch from Thermosinus carboxydivorans Nor1 includes:
- the infC gene encoding translation initiation factor IF-3 produces the protein MRINEEIRAREVRVISSTGEQLGIMPLRDALRLAGEQQLDLVEVAPQAKPPVCRIMDFGKFKYEQQKRDKEAKKKQKIITVKEVKIRPNIEEHDFNVKIKHAQRFLEDGDKVKVTIMFRGRELSHPELGKQVLTKMANELKNIAAVEREPKLEGKNMIMILAPKTHN, from the coding sequence ATGAGGATTAACGAAGAAATCCGGGCGCGTGAAGTCCGGGTTATTAGCAGCACCGGAGAACAATTGGGAATCATGCCGCTAAGGGATGCGCTACGACTGGCAGGTGAGCAGCAGCTTGACTTGGTGGAAGTGGCGCCCCAGGCTAAACCGCCGGTTTGCCGTATTATGGACTTTGGCAAGTTCAAGTATGAGCAGCAAAAGCGGGACAAAGAAGCCAAGAAGAAACAGAAAATCATAACCGTAAAAGAAGTAAAAATTCGGCCTAACATTGAGGAACATGACTTCAATGTTAAAATAAAACATGCGCAGCGTTTCCTGGAAGACGGTGATAAGGTAAAAGTTACGATCATGTTCCGGGGACGCGAACTATCTCATCCTGAACTGGGCAAGCAAGTTCTGACGAAGATGGCTAATGAACTGAAAAACATTGCTGCCGTGGAACGCGAGCCTAAGCTGGAAGGGAAAAATATGATTATGATTCTTGCACCCAAGACACATAATTAA